Genomic DNA from Prunus persica cultivar Lovell chromosome G1, Prunus_persica_NCBIv2, whole genome shotgun sequence:
ATTGGCTCCTCAACATAGCTTTATTTGGGTTGGGAGTTGGCTTGTTTACTCCCCCACATGCATGACTCAGTTTGAGTCGGGTAGCTTGTAGCTCCCACATAGGTCGGAGTTTATTAGTTCACCACATCTGGTTTTGGGAGTTCTTTTTGTTGACTCCACTTTGCTAGATTACATTGCATGTCTATTTATAGTTGAGTCTTGCCGCCATGTTTTAGTCCCACCGACTTGTTCTCTTTTCTCCAGCCACAAGTATGTGGCTTCATCTAGAATATtctttgcatatttatttgtgTGTTGCCGACATTCCAACATCTAGTTTGTTGGTTCTTGAGTTTTCTGGAATTGTGTAGTTGCATCTACACAAATATGCATTACTTTTTCAACAAGAAACTCAAAGCCAAGTTTTTTATGAGCTACACCAGATGAACTTGTTAAGGTTTcctacaaaaatatatttgaactcaaatttggtgctaaaaggaaaataaaaagaaaagcaaaagtcTAGGCTCCACTTCTCTCCCTTTCAAACCCTAGCTGCCCCTCTATCCTAGGGGAGGGGGAGGGGAGGAAACTCCTTCCTTATCTTCTCTCATCCGCTTCCACGCTCTTTTTTCTTGCCTTCCCTTGAGGGTTTGGTTGTGCTCTCTGCTCTATTTTTTGTTGCCCCAGATCTCCTTAAATCCCTCTCACCTTGTGATGTCCCTTTGTTTTGCGGCTTTATCTTGGTGTTATTAGGATTCTTTTTGCagatttgtgggttttgtggGGCTGCGGTTTTTCCCTAAACTTGGGCTTCGACAGTAGTGTTCTTGTTTTCGTGGTGGCGACGACGACAACTCTACTTTCTGTCATCTCGGTTggttttgcccttttttttgggttgtaatgATTATATCAAATCTCTTGTGAGTTGggtgttttgtttgtagttgAGTCTCTACTTGTATTTTTGCTTGTGAGAGTTTAAAAGTTGTAGTTATATTGGTAGTTTTGGGTGCTGTTGTCCACGTCTGATTTGTTTAGGCTTGTGGCTTTCATGCCGAAATTTGTTTGGCTTTATGCCACTATTAGTGGAGATATACTTCTGGTGTATTTCTCTGTATATGGAATAACCATGCGTGGTTACTGTGCTTCCATATTTGTATCAACCTTTTATGGGTAGTTTATGCCATTATGGCTAATGGTCTTGGTGCCTATGTTATGAATACGATTATCACTTActctcaaaaaaagaaaagcaaagtagtaaaaataatttattaaagttGTGTATTAAAatagggaaatctgaagattaACTTACATTATTATATGCTGAATCTACTTACATACAAAAACAATGTTGCAAATACTTACATTATCAACTGTATGCTGTGCAACAAAGTTTTAATTACAATattttagaataataaaagaatCCAATAAATTATCAAATAAAAGAATGCAACCATGCCTGATGCATCCAGACTGGGGGGATTCCTTCAAAATACTTCAACTGGAGTTCTTCTTATGTTTTTTCATCTTCAGATAGCTGAAAATGGGTTTCTCTGGTACAGGTATAGACTTGACAACCCAACCAATTGGCCAAGAAACAGCTGCAATTCCAATACATGCACCCCATTGCCCCCAATTCAACCTCTCTGTATCTGCAAACTTCTTGAGAAAttccaccatcaccacctgAAGCAGAATTGTCACTGCAATGATCCCCAGAAACAATTTGTTGGTGTGAATTCCCTTGAAcacattcttcttctcaagCTTCCTTGCATTGAACTCATTGAACACCTGGCACAGCACAAACGTGTTGAAGATCAAGGTGTCCTTTACCTTGTCATCCACGCCAAAGATTGATTTGCCTCTGAATTGCAGGGTCAGGAGGATTGCAATCTGGTACAGTGCTTGAGGCAAGAGGTTCCTCCACATGATGTTGGTGATGAGAGGCTCAGTCCTTCCCACTGGTTTCTTCTCCATGAGTTCTTTTGTGGGCTTCTCAGTGGCAAGAGCCAGAGCACCTAGTGTGTCCATGATCAAATTCACCCACAGCAATTGAACTGCTGTTAATGGGACTTCACCTGCTGAAACTGCTGCTACAAAGTTGATCACAAGAGCTGCAACATTGACAGTGAGCTGGAATTGGATGAACTTCTGGATGTTATTGTAAACACATCTTCCCCATTTCAAAACTGTGGCCACTGATGCAAAGTTGTCATCCATGATCACAATATCTGAGCTCTCTTTGGCAACTTCTGTGCCTTGAATTCCCATGGAAAGTCCTATATCAGCTTCTTTCAAAGCAGGTGCATCATTCGTGCCGTCACCTGTCACTGCAACCACATGGCCTTTCTGTTTCAAGCATTGCACCATTAGGAGCTTGTCAAATGGGGAGGACCTTGCCATTACACAGATTTTGTCCACCTTCAACATTCTCTCTTCCGGCGTGTAGGTGCGAAATTGCACACCTTCTACCACTGCTCCACTGAACATGTCCTGATTAGGCTTGAGTATCCCACATTCTGTGGCTATGGCTTTTGCAGTGAAAACATTGTCACCTGTGATCATTTTGACATTTACCCCTGCATATTGACAGTCTTCAACTGCTTTCTTCACCCCGGGACGGCATGGATCTTTAAGACCAACAAGTCCTAATAGAGTCAATCCATCTTCTTTAAGCAAAGCTCTGTGTTCTTGTTCATCCACTTGCTCTTCTGCTGGAATTTCTTTATGTGCAAATGCAATGCATCTGAGGCTGCTAGCTGCCATACCTTGAATAATCTGCTCAAATCTCATTTTTGCATTGTCATCCATATTTATAACAAGTCCAGAGGCATTGTAGTAACTCGTGCACATTGCTAGTATCATCTCAGCAGCTCCTTTCCAATGTGCTTGAATTGTATTGTTGTCAGCCTTCCTCTTCATCAAAACCCCGCTTCGTTTCTTCTGTGAATTGAAGGCCTCAACGTACAGAATGCTACAACTCTTCACCACTTTCTGCATATCCATCTTCGATCCATGTACCGCCCACGAAAGAATAGCCTTCTCAGTAGGACTGCCTGAGATTTCAATTTCTGAAACTGAACTAGGCCTGTATACGCTACCAGTTGTATTCAGAGCAACCCCTTCTTGGATCAAATTAAGAACATATGGAGATATAGATGAAAAAGCTTCTTCGGCCACAGGTTCTTCACCCAACCAAAACTTAGTTACCTTCATTTCATTCATGGTGAGAGTGCCTGTTTTGTCCGTGCAAATGATGGTAGCAGAGCCCATGGTCTCACAAGCAGAGAGCTTCCTCACCATTGCTTTATCAGCCATCATTCTCTTCATGGAATAAGCAAGAGTCAGAGTCACAGCTAGAGGCAAGCCTTCTGGAATTGCCACAACAACAATTGTAACTGCAGCTGCTACAATCTCAACGACCGCGTTTAATATGTCATCAACTTTGGTCTTGCTGCCATTATACTCCTGATTTCCATTCTCATCCTGTGTATTTCCTGTGAAGTATCTAACTAACAAGACAATGAACACTAGAAAAGCAACAACTAAACCAACTTTACCAATTGATGAAGTTAGCATGTTGAGGCGAGCTTGTAAAGGGGTCTGTTCATTTGTGTCACGGCTGATTTGGCTCATCATTTCACCCCAAGTTGTGTTCATGCCCACAGAAGTTACAAGCATCCGAGCGTAGCCATCAGCCACTTTGGTGCCAGAGAACAAGAATggattttgggtttgatttaTTCCCACGTGGTCACTTTCCCCTGTCATGCTTGATTCATCTACTTGTAATGAATGGCCATCAAGAAACAACCCGTCAGCTGGAACTTGATCTCCAATCTTCAAGCAAATGACGTCACCAACCACAATATCGAATATCGAAATCTGTTGGCGCCTGCCGCCTCTCACAGCTTCAATTTGGACATTGTCACTGACTTTTGATAACTTATCAAATTGCCTGTTCTGCCTGTAATTACTTACAGCGGACACAGAAATTACCAGAATGATTGCCAGAAATATGCTTCCGCCATCGATCCAGCCTTCTTTAAGGCCATGCACTTTGATCCCGAGACCAAGAGAGAGCGCAGCACAGCCTAAGAGGATGATAATTGTGAGGTCTTTGAAGGCTTCCCCCACAAAATGGAAGAACCCTTTTGCTGGTGGCTTCATGTATGTGTTTGAGCCAAATGCTTCAACTCTTTTGGCAATGTCTTGAGCATCACCATTGCCATGGATGCCATGCTCTGCATCAGTTTTGAGAGCTGATGCTATTTCTTCAACCCCTCCCAGCTCCCGGAGCTGGTTGAGGCTTTTGTCCTTGACAAGGTCAGTGAGGGTGGTTTGATCAATTTCGAACTCGTTATCTGGCTTGACAGTAAGAGTAGTATAAGAGGGAGAGCGAGGTATTTTGGTGTTTGtgaatttggatttggatagAGAAAAAAGGTTGAAGGCTCTAGAGCAGTAGATGGTTGCAAAAGCAGAATGCCATTTTCTTTGGTGTTTGCTAAGAGTGCTTTTTTGAACAGCAAAAAGCGACCCAATTTCAATGTATCCCAGTTTTGCATGCAATGTGGTAGCCATGCTGCTtaataatagaaaataaaaaacttaagaGAATGTACTGAAAATTAAGGCAGAGAGATGAAAAGACTATTTGGACCAATTATTCAATTAACCAAGGAAGGAACTATTGATAAGAGAATTTGTCTGGAGATTATGCAAATTTGCTGTTGCCTTGGACGCCGCTACTCGAATATATAGTTCCTTGGATAAAGAGGTTGCTTGGAAACTCTTTGGTGACGTGAGCGTGTGCTATATGAACTGGACAACGCGGAGTATAACGTAAGCGAGGGCGCGTTTTGATTACGTGTGTGTAACGTTTTCTCAACTCATACATAAGTGTATTTAATGTGTTAAAAAACTCTTTGGCTCCGTAAGGCTTGCAGAAAGAATTTAATGGGAAATGGaagatttatttttcatgtttaatattgGGAAAGTAATCACGAAAAAccactttatttcttttcccatgtttagtttgtcaaaatttttaattatacccatattatataaaaagaaataaaaaagccaAAGAAATTTGAGTCGTCTTTTTTAAGTGGTTCTCACGCTCATTCTTTCTCTGTGCGATTCCACTGCATTCagattgattttaaaaaaagtttcctttttttaaaataataataataataattactattatttttttataataataaccTTGATGTATACAACACAAATTAGTTGGTACAATTCAATGtaccaaacataaaaatacctGGTAGTATTTCTCACTTGTCAAAAAGTTTGCGTTAaacacttttgtttttcttttcttttgtttcagaAAGTTGGGTTTCATGAAATTTGAACCTGACATCATTGTCTACAACAAAGTGATACTACCGTCAAGTATTTAAGAGTTAATAAAATATCTAACATCACTCTTCTTGCCCACTAAGGGATCAGAGTGGTCCCGGCCCTCGTcacaatatattaatatattttgtgatatttttAGAGTATTTATAATTATGTTCCTTATTTTTCAGTTAAGATTTGActaaaaacacataaaaattattttaagagctctctataaaatttgaactccaatatactctctagtttagagagtcataaatattatagttattttattttatttatttattattattatttaattcaatatgattggtccatctctataaaaaaaaaaagttagcattaattaaaagtttaaactatacataaaacaaagcagcattaaattatagggagtcaCTAGgagtcatttctctctcctcagatttaggagctcctagaggtctccctattttaggaggtggataggaagcatggttggagttgtatttttcgaATTCAtctctaaaatttgtctaaggagATGGTCTAGGGAGCCTATTGTGGACgctattaatattttaaaagtctCCTATTCAAGTTTACCTCTTTTTTTAGATAACTTTCCTTCAAATTTAATTAgtatactattattattatttttatgcaAATCCTTAAAATCCAAGAGTCATTTTCAACCGTTTCTTTGCTCTTATAATTAGGTTGGATAAAAGGATTAACTAGTGCAGTGGTTTGGAATATTTACTCCCTCTGACAAGGTtttgggttcgagtcctagtattcgtgtagtgtgtgtgtgagtttagtatactaTCATCCATCTCAATAGGAAatgtcttaaaaaaaaaaaagttggacACCATATTTGTGACTTTGGTTTATTGTGTTAGTCTTCAtatgatataatatatattatgaagTTTCAATTGGGTTGGATGCTCTCTTGTTCACGAGAAGAGTCATGGGAAACAACTTGTAGAACCAAGGGTTTCTTCGCAGCTAGGGTTTTCGGTCTTGTCACTCTCAGACGTCGGCTCCTGATGTTGCTCCCCTGACATCTCCAGCCTCCAGCGTTTGGGCGAAGTTGCCTCCTGCTGCTTTGCTCATCATCTCAGTCAGTTTCATTAGTACGCATAACTCTTCGTTTGGTTTTCCCCCTTTGTCTTTGGTTGTCGCAGACTTGCTCTCTTACGCAAGGAGAGCCGTggaaaaaacacacaaagcCTAGGGTTTGCTCTTGCTCGTTGACTTGTGGTTGTCGCTGCCTCCTTTCCTCTCTATACGTTTTGTCCTGCTGATTTTGGTTTCATGGTAGGGTTTCTGTCGATGGAAGATTTAGGGTGCGACGGTTGATTTTCGTTCTTGAGTGTGTTGGTGGGAGGATGAGGATCCTGGTTTTTGGTAAAGGGCAAGGTTTTGATGAGACTAAGAAGTCCAATGCTCGGGTGATTAGCTTCTATGACCATCCTGGGCCTAGCCAGCGATGCACAAGTATGAGCCTTCGGAAGCATCTCTGGAAACTGAGATTGCTCACCGGAGTTGTCGCTACCTGGCTGATGATGGCTTGGAGATTTTGCAGTGGCGCCCTTTCTAATATGGCTTAAGGAGACCGGTTTTGTGGGGCCTCTTGGGGGCCAACCTTAGTGTGCGGTTGGAGTGTTCGTGGGCTTGGCATCCTATGAATGCTCTGTTCCCTAAAGCCTCATTCTTAAGGTTAAGTGGCTGACGTggggtttgttttgtgtggtGTTTTATGTTGTCTACCTCTCTAAATGCTTTCTAGTTCTGTGTTGTTCAACGGACTATGGTTCTTTCATAGGAGGTTTCTTTTGATAGTGTTAGGATGCGACAATGTGTTTTCTGAAGGGTTTTTCTTCGTTGTTTTTCTGTCTTGTTGTCCTTTGTTTTTCTCCCACTGTTGTGTTCCCTTTGCAGCTGTTCTCTGCTCTGTGTTGTTGAAGAACTATGCTTGGTCATAGaaggtttttctttcttaggcACTGAGTTGAGTTGTTGGGCTTCTTTGGGGTTCCTCTTTGTTGTCGTCTCCGTGTTTTCTTGGTGTGTTCTCTTGTGTCTCTGACTCTTGGTGTGCGATGTTGTTCATGTGATGTACAAAGGACTATAAATTCTCATAGAATGCTTTTTTTAATAGTTGGGTTGCATTGCGGTTCTTTCTTGTGGGTCTACTGTGTTGGTGTCTAgtaagtatttttcttttctggttttttgtAACAGTCCGAAGTGGCTTGAATCGGACTCTCCAGTTAGTCCATGGCATGTGTGGTACTCTTTCTTACCTTGGGTTTGTCCCATGTGATTTTCCTACGAATgttttaacgaggccactGTAATCGTGTTGTTGTTTGTATGCCAATTATGGTTTATGAATGAAATCTTATTCTCAAAAGTTTCAATTGGGTTGACTCAATTAAGGTTTGTTAatctttcttgtatttttgagTGTTTTCTCCTCATATggtttgtttgggtttgtgaaattttgatttaatatcTATTGAGCTCAATTTATGTGTAGgttaccaaagaaaaaaagttgtcAAGATTTTTTAGGCCAGTTTGGCGTtgttgtgctgtgaaaataatggatgtcagatttgctgtgagagaaagcagtttggtgtttggtaaactttttgttaaaagtgttattGATACTGATTCctacataatcagaaaatgattgcggcataatcattaaacccagtacctcttcgaaactgattgttgcataattagaaaatgaaaacatctCATTAGCTgttttcccttatagctttctctcacagcaatttttaacaaaaaaagattttctcatagtaTACCAAATAGGCTGggcttcccaaattttttttaaaattatttatcaccccaaataagcaagGTTAAACATACACTTTATATATTTGATCCTTTTTGTTACTTTGTAATGTATTAATATTGTGAGTTctaatatatatgttgttaAAGGATCCCCTACACATGAAATTCCAACTCCGCGTgccctttaaacaaaatttttccGCTAAAACAGTTAAAAGGCAACACGTACGTGTCACTCTAAGCCGAAGAGATCATACGTCAGTAAAAAGAAGTAATAACGCCTTCAAAACTCCAATGGAGTGGTCAATGCGTGTTCAACGACAAAGATTCAAAATGTTGACTCCAGGTGAAACTCAAGCACAATTTAATCGGAAAATTCTAATACATTGTAGCAGCAAATGCAGTggcataaaaataaaacgcAAAGAAAAGACGTCCTTATCCCGGACGGACCAACATTGCAATTACATGCAACGTAACTTCAGTGCTTGTGAAAGTGCAGGACGGGCAATGCGTTCCAACCGTCTGACTGTGGGAATCAAATTAAACCTGAATTCTAAGTCAAATAATtaggccaatcaatttgggaattatttgacctaattgagAGTTACCTAATCTAATTGTGAATTATTTAATCAAATTGGGAGTTACTTGAATTAATTGGGAGGTTACCTAGTTCAAGTTGGATGTATTTGATCCTCgccttaattagggatttagTTAAATCTCTAATCcctaaatacaccaacctcaccaactaTACAAACctcaccaactacaccaaccccaccaacctcTTCAAGGCCACTATAAATACTTGGATACGCACAAGGATGAAGGTACGTCAGAATTACTACTAAAACTTTGTAGAGATCTTCCTCTCACAGACTCTATccaccttctctctctctctctctctctctctctctctctctctctctctctctctctcttttacttAAGGCTCCGCCCGCTTGGTTTACACCATAAATATATCTCCGTACCctattagctattgttttctatATGATTCAATTGAACTAATTTAGGCATTGGAgtgtggtcctcttatttgttctattttgcagggagaaagaggcggcaaagaagaaaggagaatCTTTCCAATCGAATATTCTCATggggaaatttgctcccacactCACTCAAGAATTTCTCTACTAAATTTGGAATCTACAAGAATCGTGGGGTCAACTTAACCTTTAGTTGTTCAATTTCCTAAAGAAATTGTTAACAACCTTCACCTGAAAGTGTGATAGACAACACATAATATATGGTGAGAAAGAATGGTACGAGTAAACTACTCTTATGCTGCAAAAAAAGATGGCAGCATGAGCCTTATGCCACCTCTTTCTGGCTATGCCAAGTTTACAGTACATGGATTCAAAGTCATAGAACAGAACTACCTGATTATTTTATCTCATTGAGTGATGGATGAAATAATTTAGCAAGATtcacagaaaagaaaaatatccaTGGGATGGGCAGTTGCTGAGAAATTGCTTGAACTTGCTTTGGATGCTTGCTATTATTGATTTTAgaatttcatatatttgggtttaTGTGGAGAGGAAACTTCCATTTGGTAATGGATATCTATTGTTTATCTGTATGCATGGTGATTGGTGGACAATGCACGTCAATGCATCAAACTACTGAGGTCCACCTTATGCTTACAATATTATAGCAAAAGCGAAACTCAAATGCTATCGTCAATAAAATTTGACCCCCGGACAAGTTGGTTTTGTGATGGAATATGAGGTGCTGGAAATATGAGTTGCTTCAGCAGAGCTCTTTGTATTCTGATTCACTTAGCTTGTATTTACAATGATAAGCTCAAAGGCTTTTTAAAGAGAACAAATATTCTAGAGAATGCTTCCTAGAGAACCTAAAAGACATTGCATAGGAACTCTaccaaattaattaaggacaGGTTCAGCTGCTGCAATAAATAGAGATATTCTAGAGAATGAAAGAAGTGCATTAattccaacactcccccttaaTGGAATTTCTTCACAACTCCAATGAGCTCTCTTAAATAGCAAAACTTCTCTTGTGGAAGTGCCTTGGTGAGTATGTCTGCCAACTGCTCCTCTGTCCTGCAGTATTCAAGTGCAACTTCACCTTTCTCAATTGACTCTCGAATGAAATGGTACTTGATGGCAATGTGCTTTGTATGATCATGACTCACTGGATTTTTCCCAATGGCAATGGCTGATTTGTTGTCACAATATAATTTGGTTCCGCCTTCTTGCTTTTCGCCAATGTCTTCAAGTATCCTTCTAAGCCATACAACTTGTGATGTTGCCTTAGCTACTGCAATGTACTATGCTTTAGCAGTAGATTGTGCCACCACATTTTGCTTCTTTGATACCCATGAACTTATGCCGGAACCAATTGAGAAAACATAGGCTGACGTGCTCTTCATATCGTCAAGACATCCTGCCCAATTGTCTGTGTAACCAATAAGCCTTGATTTTTCTACTGCTGtaaacaaaatttcataatCAAGTGTGCCTTGCAAGTATCTCAACACCCTTTTTGCAGCTCTAAAATGAATCTGACTTGGCTCTTGCATATAACGTGAAAGTAAACTTGCAGCAAACATAATATTGGTCTAGTTGTCTTAAGATACAAAAAACTACCAACCAAACTTCAGTACTTCTTAGCATCTCCCTTCTTTGCACCATCAAACTTCCTCATTTTCTCATTTGCTATCAAAGGAGAAGCCACTGATTTGCAGCCCAGCAAATTTAACTTCTTGAGAATATTTTCAGcatatttcttttgagaaATGAAGATCCCATTTTTAGTTTGAGAAACTTCaattcccaaaaaaataatgaagtaATCCCAGATCACTCATCTCATAGGTGCTCATCATATCCTTCTTGAATTGTTGGATCAAGTGTTCATCATTGCCCGTAACGATCAAATCACGAAACTTATAGCAAAAAACGACCTTATGCTTACAATATTatagcaaaaaacaaaactcaaatgCTGTCATcgataaaatttgaactccggatattctccaaaaATGTAAAAGCTGAATGCCACTGGATCAAATGGTCACAGACTCACGGATTTCAAAtagtacaaaataaaatgaggATAACTTGTGAAAGCTGCCATGCCGGATGCAGATGCAAAGATGAAAGCTATGCTCTATAATCACGAAATATGTGGTATATGCCTACCTTCTTTGTGGAGCAACCTTCACTTGGATGGGCTGAGCAGTCCTCCCTCTGTTCCTCAAGATATGATacaattattatttgtttaaatttgCGCCCAGAGACTCCATATGTCGAGTTTTTTATGGGCTACACTGGATAAATTTGATaatatttcatataaaaatatactTAAACCCAAATTACAGgctaaaaggaaaacaaaaataaaagcagaAGCCCAAGtagtaaaaataatttggacAAACTACATAAAACCCCCTAAATTATAGGGtcattttcaaattcataCCCAATTTTAGAGACATTTACGAGTACATACTCAAATTCCCGAAAACCCTACAATTTGCCCCTACCGTTAACTGTTAGTTAATCTGTTAAATGCTGCTTTGGCAAATATGATCCCCAATTTTTAATGACGTGGACTCCATATGGACAAAATATATAGTAAacaattcttttgttttttaaataataaaaaaaaataaaaatcaatgttcctctctctctcctcccagCCCCCAGCCCGCCCGACTTACCCAACCAACAAGTGCAACCCAAATTTCCCCCACCCTCTCCCCTTCACTGACGCATCTCCCACACTCACCCACGACACACCTCCCCCTTTTTTCTGTCTGTTTGTTTCTCCCTCCCTAGcccccaaattttttgaagtctgTGGTGctcaaaatttggattttgcaTATACCCATCTCACTATTTCTCCAACGGTTTGTGTAACGAAGGGGGCAAATTGTAGGATTTCCGGAAGTTTGAATATGTACTCGTAAATGTCTCTAAAATTGggtatgaacttgaaaatgacCTCATAATTTAGGTGATTTTATGTAGCTTGTCCAAATAATTTTTAACTAGTTAAACATAATTTTCAGTGCTGGGATTTGGACCAAGAAACTTGTTGGAATTTAAGAGGTGTGCGATGAGTGTTTGTGACGCTCACATACCACTTGTTTGATTGTAAGTTGATTGTGAGTGGTGTTGCTATGATACCATTGTTGGTTTATGTGTGAAGGAGTTTAGAACAATAGGACAATAGTTAACAAAgtgattttattatatttgaaGGAGAATGATACATAACTTGGTGTAGGCTAATTGGCCTCCTTCCTAACTTATATAGGCTTATTggccctctttctctcttagcTTTATGAGCTT
This window encodes:
- the LOC18793007 gene encoding putative calcium-transporting ATPase 13, plasma membrane-type yields the protein MATTLHAKLGYIEIGSLFAVQKSTLSKHQRKWHSAFATIYCSRAFNLFSLSKSKFTNTKIPRSPSYTTLTVKPDNEFEIDQTTLTDLVKDKSLNQLRELGGVEEIASALKTDAEHGIHGNGDAQDIAKRVEAFGSNTYMKPPAKGFFHFVGEAFKDLTIIILLGCAALSLGLGIKVHGLKEGWIDGGSIFLAIILVISVSAVSNYRQNRQFDKLSKVSDNVQIEAVRGGRRQQISIFDIVVGDVICLKIGDQVPADGLFLDGHSLQVDESSMTGESDHVGINQTQNPFLFSGTKVADGYARMLVTSVGMNTTWGEMMSQISRDTNEQTPLQARLNMLTSSIGKVGLVVAFLVFIVLLVRYFTGNTQDENGNQEYNGSKTKVDDILNAVVEIVAAAVTIVVVAIPEGLPLAVTLTLAYSMKRMMADKAMVRKLSACETMGSATIICTDKTGTLTMNEMKVTKFWLGEEPVAEEAFSSISPYVLNLIQEGVALNTTGSVYRPSSVSEIEISGSPTEKAILSWAVHGSKMDMQKVVKSCSILYVEAFNSQKKRSGVLMKRKADNNTIQAHWKGAAEMILAMCTSYYNASGLVINMDDNAKMRFEQIIQGMAASSLRCIAFAHKEIPAEEQVDEQEHRALLKEDGLTLLGLVGLKDPCRPGVKKAVEDCQYAGVNVKMITGDNVFTAKAIATECGILKPNQDMFSGAVVEGVQFRTYTPEERMLKVDKICVMARSSPFDKLLMVQCLKQKGHVVAVTGDGTNDAPALKEADIGLSMGIQGTEVAKESSDIVIMDDNFASVATVLKWGRCVYNNIQKFIQFQLTVNVAALVINFVAAVSAGEVPLTAVQLLWVNLIMDTLGALALATEKPTKELMEKKPVGRTEPLITNIMWRNLLPQALYQIAILLTLQFRGKSIFGVDDKVKDTLIFNTFVLCQVFNEFNARKLEKKNVFKGIHTNKLFLGIIAVTILLQVVMVEFLKKFADTERLNWGQWGACIGIAAVSWPIGWVVKSIPVPEKPIFSYLKMKKHKKNSS